The following DNA comes from Capsicum annuum cultivar UCD-10X-F1 chromosome 7, UCD10Xv1.1, whole genome shotgun sequence.
GTAGTTTCAAATCTTTTGTAAGAAGAGGTTAAGGGTTCTATTTCTTCATAACCACAATATGTTTTCTTAGAGAAAAGTATATTGCTAAAAATCAttcttaaaaattgaaaatacagTGTTGAGTGAGAATCGAACCCATGCTGTTGGAGTTAAACTGAGCTATTCCAAACACTTGCACCACCAATTCCATTGATATTGTGGGTGCCAAGGGTTATATTTATACATTAactgatacatatacatataaatatatagagTTTCAACGGAGAAGTGCAGGTGTCGTGCCACCTGTGAACCCCCTCTAAATCCGCCTCTAAGATAATGTGAAAAATGATGTTGTTACTACCTTTCAAGTGTGCAGTGTAGCTCATGCTTCCATCTGACATGAATTATTTCAAATTACGTGAAATTCTCCCTCATTCATACTTTACCCCTATCCTCTATTTTAAACATATGAATGCTTCTACAAATTAATTTCTCTACTATATGAGCATTTCTTAGCTATCTAAATAACATGTTTTAAGAATTAATAGAAGTTCTTTCGAAAAAAGAATAATGACATCGACTTTTAATTATCCTTAAATTAGTTGATATATAATACATATGAACGACCAACATCAATTGCTTTCAAGTTGAAGGAAAATATACTTCTCGCgtagaaagttaattcaattcaTATGAacacaatatattttttaatttatcatttaccTAATAATGTGAGATGAGCTACAAAAAGATGTAGTATTCATGtatactattttttaattatgttcaTACTTTTTTTAAGTAACATTTCACTTTTTAAAAAGAAACTTTTGAAAGTAAATAAACTTGGTCATATAAACTTTATTGAGGTTTAGTTTAGAATGAATATCTAAGTTATTTTAGAGTCTATTATCATGTGTTCTTGCTTTTGCTTaagtatattttttatcttataattttatgttttttaaaaaatattatttacttaataatatataatttatttttttaaaatatatttattaataattaacgCGCtatatacacgtgcaaagcacgtactcTAAACTAGttacataaaatatcaaaaatttctATAATTAAGTTTCAAACTGTTGGGATTTATAttgttttttcataaattttaagatGACCTTATCTTATATTTGGTTGGAATAAAGTATCGGATAAATTATTCAAAATAGTAGTGTTATTTTTATATCGAAATAACTAACGTCGAGAtaattaattttggaataacttgtttccaaccaAACGAGCTCTAAATGGCAATATTGGAATAACAAAAACTTTCGAGGACTAGATAGTAATTTAACAATCCACGTGCGTACGCTAGACCATCACACAGAGTATTCTAGCTCCCTCTTTACCGACTAAACTAAAGTTGGCAAGTATATCTAAATAGCTGATTTCACATTTATGTATTTTCTTGTGTGCACTGACTGACTTTTTTTCTGTATTTGTTGCTCATAAAGACTTATCCGGATTTTGGGGTTTGCTTTAATCACCACCATCTTCATCCTTCCCTAATCTGCGGATCAGGTAAAATCTTGATTATCCACTTGTTTTCTTGATTGTTAATGTTCAGATCTGGTGAATTTGCTTTGTGGGGTTGTTTAGTTcttgttttttgtgataaagatttgcTTGGGGTTGTTTAAGTTcttgttttttgtgataaagatttgatTGTTGGTTTGGAATTACCCTTGTGGGGTTGTCTAGTACGTGGTTTTTGtggtaaagatttgatttttatgccAAGATTTGGTGGATTTTTAGGGGTGGAgttgttgatttatgattgttgATTTGAAATTAGCGTTGTGGGGTTGTctagtacttttttttttgtgataaagatttatTTGGGGTTGTTTAGTTCTTGCTTtttatgataaagatttgattGTGATAAAGATTTGATTGTTGGTTTGGAATTTGCCTTTTGGGGTTGTCTTGTACTTGTTTTTTGTGatgaagatttgatttttatgccAAGAATTGGTGGTATTTGGGAGTTTTAGGGGTGGAgttgttgatttatgattgttgGTTTGGAATTAGCCTTGTGGGGTTGTCTAGTTcttgttttttgtgataaagatttgatttttatgccAAGAATGGGTGGTATTTTTGGGCGTTTTAGAGGTACTgttgttgatttatgattgttgGTCTGGAATTAGGCTTGTGGGGTTGTCTAGTACTtgatttttgtgataaagatttgatTCTTATGCCTAGATTTGGTGGAGTTTTGGGGATTTTAGGGTAGGtttgttgatttatgattgttgGTTTAATTGGCTTTGTGGGGTTGTGTAATACTTGTTTTTTGTGATGAAGATTTGATTCTTATGCCAAGATTTGGTGGAGTTTGTAATACTTGTTTTTTTGTGATGAAGATTTGATTCTTATGCCAAGATTCGGTGGAGTTTTGAAGTTTTAGGGGTAGAgttgttgatttatgattgttgATTTTAGGGGTAGAgttgttgatttatgattgttgGTTTGGAATGGCCTTGTGGGGTTGTCTAGTACTTGTTTTTTGTtcataaagatttgatttttatgccAAGATTCGGGGAGTTTTGGGAGTTTTAGGGTTAGAgttgttgatttatgattgttgGTTTGGAATTAGCCTTGTGGAGTTGTGTAGTACTTGTTTTTTGTGATGAAGATTTGAGTTTTAGGCCATGATTCTGGAGTTTTGGGAGTTTTAGGGGTAGAGTTGTTGATTTATGATGTTTAGTGGATCTTTTGTGTTGTGTGCTTGTGTAGTACTTAGTGTAATAAAGATgggatttttgttcttgtttataAAGAATGGGTTTCTTAACCAAGAATTGGTGGAATTTTGGGAGTTTTTGGGCTAGAGATGTTGATTTCTGATGCTTAGTAAAACTCTTGTTGTGTGTTTTGTGTAATATTTGTTTTTGTAATTAATATTagatttttgttcttatttttttgtgataaagattggatttttcttccaagaattgatggaatttgggaattttgggtGAGAGTTATGGTTCTTGGTGGTTCATTGTGATTTGATTTTCGTTCAAGAATTGGTGGGATTTTTGGGCTAGAGCTGATTTCTGATGCTTAATGGATCTTTTGTGTTGTGGGGTTGTCTAATACTTGTTTTTTTGTGATGAAAATTGGATTTTCTTAACAAGAATTGGTGGAGCTTTGGGGATTTTTTAACGCTAGAGTTGTTGATTGATGCTTAGTGGATCTtgtgtgttgtgtttttgtgtagtACTTATTTTGCAATACAggtttagattttttttggtCAGGAGTTGGAAGAATTTTGGGATCTTTATCTTTTGTGTTGTGGTTTGTGTAGTACTTGTTTTTGTACGgaagatttgattttttaaaataaaaaaattggtgcAATTTTGGGAATTCTTGGGTTAGAGTTGTTGATTTATGATGTTGAGTCGGTCTTTTGTGTTTTTGCGTTTGTGTAGTACTTGTTTTTTGTAATTAAGATTAGATCTTTCAACCAAGAATTGGGAGAATGTTGGGGATTTGTTGATTAATGATACTTGGTAGATCTTTAGTGTTGTCGGGTTGTCTAGACTTGTTCTTTTGTGATAAAGACGGGATTTTTAACCAAGAATTGGCGGAATTTTGGGAGTTTTTGGGATGAAGAAGTTGATTTATGATGGTTAGTGGATCTTTTGTGTTGTGTATGTATTTCCTTTCTATTAGATTTTTCTCCCAAGAATTGGGAGCATTTTGGGATCTTTATTTTTGGTGTTGCGTGTTTGTGTAGTACATGTTTTGGTGATAAATAGTAGATTTCTTAACCAAGAATTGGTGGAATTTTGGGGATCTCTATGCTAGAGTTGTTGATTTATGATGCTTAGTGGATCTTTTGCATTGATTTGTTTGCTTGTGCTTGTTTCTGGTTGTAAAAGTTTATGTAATTCCAATTTAGCTATTGATTTTGTGTGTTTATAAGTTGGATTTGCTATTCTGTATTGCGTTTACTGTTTCTTTGCTAAAGCATATGTAGATCTTTCTTTGCTTTTGCTATGTATGTACAATGATGACATAATCTCTGCTGATTGTTATTACTTCTCGAGATGTGGATTTTGTTTCTTAGTATTATTTTTCTGGTGATAGTTGCTGGACACTTTTTTCATCTGCCTAGGTCTGAGCATCCAAGTTTCGAGATCTGTGCGCTCCTGTTGTCTTCTACTACTCTAAGCCAAGTTTCATGTCTGATCTCGACGTCCAAATTCCTACCGCTTTTGGTATGGTCTCCCTAATTCACGTTCTCTTTTAGTGCAATTTTGTGTATTTCCTCGTCTTATCAAAttagtacctcagtttcagtGGATGTTATAAGTTTAGGTTCATGTGTAGTTGTTAAATAGTTTAGATGCAAGGACAGAAAAGGTTTGAGAAAGAAAGCATGCTAGTTCGGAGGATATGAGTTATATTATTGTCTTCTCTACCTGACCAGTCTTGGTGCTTTATCATGCTGTGTAGATCCCTTTGCCGAGGCAAATGCTGATAACTCTGGTGCTGGGTCAAAAGATTACGTGCACATCCGTATACAACAAAGGAATGGTAGGAAAAGCCTGACAACTGTGCAGGGGTTGAAGAAAGAATTCAGCTACAACAAGATACTGAAGGATCTTAAGAAAGAGTTCTGCTGCAATGGTACTGTCGTTCAGGATCCTGAATTAGGCCAGGTGTGCAACTACACATTCTAACGTCCATCTCTCTAGTATTGCAAGTGCTATGACTAATCTATGTATTTTGTCGTTTTTGAAGGTTATTCAACTTCAGGGCGACCAGCGGAAGAATGTGTCTACATTTCTTGTCCAGGTGAGTTTTTTGGCAGATTGAGCATTTCTTTTTGCTCATTCAATATCAAGTTTACGGTTGTCTTGCCTTGGTAGATGGTAAAAATCTCATGTCATGCATcaactgttattttacttttTACCGTTAACTAGTTCAGTCATTCCTGAATCGTGTTTTTTTAACCGAAGTGGGTTTGGCTGTGAGCTGCTCATTAATCAGAAACTCTTTTAATAAAGTGTTCCTTTTGATATTGAGTCTGTATGAACTGGACTCACTTGTTAAAGATTTACTGATCAGGGGCGGCGGGGGTATAGATCAGGCAATGACAGAATTAACAGCACAACCAAATCTGTAGCTCGTTAATATCTTGATTCTTGCGGGACCTCCGCTGTTAAGTTTTTATAGTACGTATCTACTATTGTACTTCATTGCTCATTTCGTCTTTTTGTCTTTGTGGGAGCAGGCTGGAATCGTGAAGAAAGAGCACATCAAAATTCATGGTTTCTGATTGCTCTCATTAGTCTCAGCTGCACAGTTTCATACTTGTTATGTCGGTGCCAGAGATACTATCTGAATTCAGTTCTACTGAACTTGCTAGTGTTTAATTTCTGCTGGTTTGATATAAATACTGTATTTGCTTCTCTATGTTCTGTCTGAATATGAGTCGTGTTGTATTTTCAAGCACTTCACAAAccaatgatgatataattgagtGCTCAAGAGACGCGATCCTTGTTTTGGGTTGTTGGTGATCGTTTTAGCGCCTCTTAGAATCTACTGTATGTAGCGGTTCTGGTTTACGTGCCCCAATACTATCCTGATGTTTTGAATCATCTTTGATTTGCAGGTTTTAAGTTTAAAGTTAGTGTTGTGCTTTAGTATTGAGGTGGTTGGGATTATTCAATCTTAGTATCTTTTAGCTCCATTTCTTCGGTTGAGCGCTGTCGTAGTAGGCACATTGTGATTTGAATGCTGCTGCAGGGGGTGTACCGTTCATGCGTGAACATGCATATACCTCTTGGATTGCATGGAGAGCTTGCCAGACTCATGTCTTGGCTGTATGGAAAAGTGTTTTAGATGTTAAATTATAGATAGGGCAGGCTTGTTGGTGAAGGAGAACGAGATTAAGGAAATATGTTTCATGCCAAACATATTCGGTGTATTTCCACAAAATGGGGTTTATGGtggggggggggaggggaggaGAGTGTACGTGATTCATACCCTGCTACCTTAGATGAAAATTTTGTGAACGAGGCTACAAGACACTTCAAGCGCTAATACAAACACAACGCGTTTTCGTACTATTATGAATGTACTCTTACT
Coding sequences within:
- the LOC107856344 gene encoding protein translation factor SUI1 homolog, which translates into the protein MSDLDVQIPTAFDPFAEANADNSGAGSKDYVHIRIQQRNGRKSLTTVQGLKKEFSYNKILKDLKKEFCCNGTVVQDPELGQVIQLQGDQRKNVSTFLVQAGIVKKEHIKIHGF